Within the Maribacter sp. BPC-D8 genome, the region GGATGCTTTTTATTCCGCAGCATTTTCTGATAACGCCATATTTGTAGTCGGCGAAAGTGAATACATTTTTAAAACACCAGATTATGGAAAAACCTGGAGTGTTTTTGATACTAAAGAACTTTTTAAAAATCAATTTAATCCCACGTATTCTAAAATTATTTTCTTAACAGATAAAATTGGTTTTATTACAGGAGAAGGCAAGATAGGCAATGGAGTTAATGGACATTCAATTTTACTTAAAACAGTAGACGGCGGTAAAAGTTGGGTTGACGTAAAACCAAAAGGGTTAGAAAAGAACCTTACAGGCATCGCCGACTTTGTTACTTTATCAGAAAAAGAAATACTAATTGTGACCAATTATGGTAAGTGCTATAAAAGCATAGACGGTGGTTTGCTATGGAAAGAGCTTTATGACAACCAAAGTGAGGAATATATTGGCTTAGACAATATTGCTTTTTTAGATTCTAAAATAGGATTAATAACTGGGGTTGGTGGAGACCTATATTATACAGATACCGGAGGAGAAAATTGGAGAAAAATTGAAAGACCATTAAATAGTAATGGAGACAAAACAGAATTTTCAGACATTGTTTTTCTAGAAAACTCAGCGCTTATTACAACAAAAACCTATTCTGAAAAAAACACTAGAGAAACTTTAGTTTATCAAATAGATAAAGCAGGTACAAACCTTAGACCTTTTCTAACTTCAGGTGATAAAAACACGGTCTTTAAAGGTTCATCTAGAAGTATAGCGGTTTTGAATGGTAATGTATACGTATTAGATAAAGATAATTTGTATAAAACAAAAACACCGAACAATTAAAATGGATTTTACTTTAAAAAACATTACTTGCCAATTTTGGATAGCTTTTTTTATAGGTGTATTATCAGTCTTCAGTAATAAGATAGACAAACATCCCAAGCATACTGAAAGCATTAGTCCTGCTATGTTCGAA harbors:
- a CDS encoding WD40/YVTN/BNR-like repeat-containing protein; translation: MKLKNILYCGLAILLINACKNKEEKPAKSVISYVNVNDVIDADLLTQHTIPHNITTFSNLTTQQETSIINTDIGFWLQTTFKNDSIGIIVGGPELNTRITTNGGETWLENSFGFMDAFYSAAFSDNAIFVVGESEYIFKTPDYGKTWSVFDTKELFKNQFNPTYSKIIFLTDKIGFITGEGKIGNGVNGHSILLKTVDGGKSWVDVKPKGLEKNLTGIADFVTLSEKEILIVTNYGKCYKSIDGGLLWKELYDNQSEEYIGLDNIAFLDSKIGLITGVGGDLYYTDTGGENWRKIERPLNSNGDKTEFSDIVFLENSALITTKTYSEKNTRETLVYQIDKAGTNLRPFLTSGDKNTVFKGSSRSIAVLNGNVYVLDKDNLYKTKTPNN